In Pseudomonas sp. GCEP-101, one DNA window encodes the following:
- a CDS encoding MetQ/NlpA family ABC transporter substrate-binding protein, whose protein sequence is MKKAIAILAAVVAFSAHAGEKLVVGATPVPHAEILEFVKPELAKEGVDLDIKVFTDFIQPNLQLAQKNLDANYYQYRPFLDDFNKTRHTDLVPVVGIHIEPFGAYSTKYKSLAELPDGASVAIPNDPVNTGRALVLLAENGLIKLKDPTNPQSTERDITDNPKHLKIRELEGALLARAVKQVDLAFVFANYALEAGIDIKSALIVEKGKDLYAEFLVARPDNIQDPGIQKLAKALNSPEVRQFILTRYKGEIAPAF, encoded by the coding sequence CGCTCACGCGGGGGAAAAACTCGTGGTCGGCGCCACCCCGGTGCCCCACGCCGAGATCCTCGAGTTCGTCAAACCGGAACTGGCCAAGGAAGGCGTCGACCTGGACATCAAGGTCTTCACCGACTTCATCCAGCCCAACCTGCAGCTCGCGCAGAAGAACCTCGACGCCAACTACTACCAGTACCGCCCCTTCCTCGATGACTTCAACAAGACCCGCCACACCGACCTGGTACCGGTGGTGGGCATCCACATCGAGCCATTCGGCGCCTACTCCACCAAGTACAAGTCCCTCGCCGAGCTGCCCGACGGCGCCAGCGTGGCCATCCCCAACGACCCGGTGAACACCGGCCGCGCACTGGTGCTGCTGGCCGAGAACGGCCTGATCAAGCTCAAGGACCCGACCAACCCGCAGTCCACCGAGCGCGACATCACCGACAACCCCAAGCACCTGAAGATCCGTGAACTGGAAGGCGCCCTGCTGGCGCGCGCGGTGAAGCAGGTGGACCTGGCGTTCGTCTTCGCCAACTACGCGCTGGAAGCCGGGATCGACATCAAGAGCGCGCTGATCGTGGAGAAAGGCAAGGACCTCTACGCCGAGTTCCTCGTCGCCCGCCCGGACAATATCCAGGACCCGGGCATCCAGAAGCTGGCCAAGGCGCTGAATTCGCCGGAAGTCCGCCAGTTCATCCTGACCCGCTACAAGGGCGAAATCGCC